The genomic window CGCCTACTGCCAACCATCCAAAACGAGCTCTGACCAGACATATCAGTTTCATACATCATTATCATCAACTATTAAAAAAAGGACGGGCATCTAAACCCGTCCTCAATTGAGTGCTCTTCTATCCTATGAAGATCCTTCCAATGAATTCGTCAACCCCCGCAGGGTTGACACATTGTATGTAATCTCTAAGTCATCTATTTCATCAGCACCATCTTCTTGGTGTCATGGAATTCACCTGCTGTCGCGCGGTAGAAGTAAATACCGGTCGCCAGATTGTCAGCCTTGAAGGTCACGGTAACCACACCGCCATCGGAGTAACCCTCGAAAGTCTCGACCAGCTGACCATTGACATTGAATATCTCAATCGTCCAGTCGGAAGGTTCCGGGAGTGAGAGCTTGATCTCGGTTTCCGGATTGAACGGGTTCGGGAAGTTCTGATGGAGTTCGTAGTTATCCGGAATCGCACGGGTAACCAGGTTTACATTGAGATCGTTGCCGAAATAATCGGCGATATCGGTTTTAATCAGGTCGATCTCACCATCGACTTCAATATTAGCCAGGTTGATCTCGCCGGCCGGTATACCTTCAGAACCCAGGCTGTATATAAAGACCCTCATCAGGTCACCATCGACACTGTAATCCAGCTTCATGTTGCTGATATCAGCCGACTTCTCGATGTACGGCACCGATTCAGCGCGTGAGAGATCGAAGACAAGCTGAGCCGCCCCTATATTGACTTCCGAGTTGGCGGTGATACCCAGCTCACCGTAACGCTGTTGCATGATCAGGTCGGTGCTGTTAGCAAAAGCGTTCAGCTTGGCCGGAGGCGCTAATTCACCGGTGATTACCCTGACCAGGAAGATCAGGTCACCGACAGTCAGCGCGCGACCATCGCCGTTGACGTCAGACGCCGCGACCTGTCCATCGTAATTGATATCGAACACCGCCGGGCCATAGATAAAATAGTTGGTATACAGCACAGCGTCGGCAATCTCATAAGGTACCGCGTTCATGTTCAGGTCACCGCGGTCATCGATCGAATCAGGATGAATGATACAGATCGAACCGTTATGCATGAGCAGACACCTGACCGGGTTGAGCTTATCACCAACCAGGCAGGAATCATCCGCGCCAACATTCGGGTAACGATCTTCATTCGGGTAATTGACATCATCGAGCTCATCCCAGAACACACCATACGGATTGTAAATGATTTTATCGATGAAGAGAGAATCTCCCTTCTTGTTCGAGAAGACGTTATCACCGCAATCGAACCAGTAGAAATCTACCGGGTATGTCATACCGCCGAAATTCTGATCCGAGGTGATATAGAAGTTCATGACCGCGATAGTGCCGTTGATATCAAAGGCTTCGGCCGGCGGATGAGGCGCGCCATTGTTCTGGTCGGCGATAGAGATGATCCTCACCAGACCATCAGGGCAGACACCGGTACAGCCACCGACATTGCCGGTAACGTAGGTGAAGTATTCCCAGTCTTCTGTGGCATCACCGCGTGTGACATCGATCAGGGAGAACGCAGTCGGATCGAATTTTATCAAGAGATCGAAACCGCCCATCGGAGTTTCAACAGCGGTTGTAATTTCGACATTGACATAATTATTGGTCGGGACACATTCGGTCTCTTCGATCCAGATTTCGGCACAGGAGCCGGTATCGCAGTTTTCGTTGATATGGACATAATACCAGGCCGTGTCGAGATCATAGGCTTCACAGCTATCGGAGACCTTGTAGACAAACATGATCGTGTCATTCAGAAGCGGCACGTTGAAACAGGTCTGCCATGACCCGGAATCAAAGCTTCCCGGACCCTCGACTTTTTCTACCGTGAGTTCATTGATTTCATCATCAGGATCGGAAATGGTGATACCGTCGAAACAGACCTCCACTTCACCGCCACCTGTACCGCAGTACTCATAATACATGCTGTCAGGGTCTACGGTAATAGTCGGAGGCTGGTTCAGGACAAGGTTGATATCGACAGTTTTTTCATCGTAATCACCGCAATGATCAGTCACACGCACCGTGATTGTAAAACTGCCGGCTCCTGAAGGTGTGTAGCATACCTGGCCATTTTGATCGATAGTAGCACCCTGGGGAGCGTTGGTCAGGCTGTATGTCAACGTATCTGCGGGCAGATCGATATCGGTCGCGGAGACATCGAAACAGATCTCTCCCGGTTCGCACATATTCATGGTGATATCATCCGGGACAGTAAGCTCCGGGGCGTGATTGCCGGCCAGTACCAGGCAGGCCTCGGCTTCACTGTAATCACCGCAGACATCAGTAGCGCGCAATTTGATACAGTAAATTCCAAATGAATCGATCGGTATACAAGCCTGTCCGTTCTGGATAGTTCCCGAGCCGATTACGAAAGTGACTTCGGGCTCACCACCATCCGGATCGGAGGTGGTGAAATCGAAACAGTACTGATCCGGAAGATCGCAGACTTTCATGCTGGTATCGGACGGAAGACTGATCGTCGGGGGCAGGTTATAATGTATATTGACATTGATAGTATCTTCAGCAGTCGCCTGGCAATCATCGGTTGCCCGCACTATCACCTGGAAGGTCGTATCCTCTGAGGCTTCGGCCGAGAAACAGACCTGGCCGTCATCATAACTGCCGTTCGGAAGCACTTCAACCGTGAACTGGTTGTCCGGATCGGAGATATCGGCCATGAAACAGACCTGTCCCCCTGAGACACACAACGTATCGAAAATATCATCCGGAAGCTCAACTTCAGGTGGCATATTGACCTGGACAGTAACCACGACATCAGCAGTATCAGCAAGCTCGCACTCATCGACAACCCTGAAGCTCAGGTCGTAATCGCCGGGCTGATCCGGAAGGAAGCAGAAGAGTCCGGTCTGTGGATCGTAATTGCCATCCATTCCGTCGATTTGCTCGAAAATAAGTTCTTCATCATCTGGATCGGAATAGCCGACCTCGATACAAACTGAATCGCCCAGCTCGCAGAAGGATGCGGTATCGAAAGGCTCGGCCGAAATAGTCGGCGGGCTGTTGAGTTCGATCGCGATCATGATAGTATCCTGATCGATTTTACCGCACAGGTCGCGAACCCTGATAATAAATTCATAATTACCAGCCTCGAGCGGGGTGAAGCAGACTTCACCGGTCTGCGGATCGACCGCGCCAAAACCGGCTACCTTGATAAAGGTCAGGGTATCGCCGGGAAGGTCGGGATCGCCGAAATCGGTCGGACTGAAACAGACTTCCTCGAGGTCGCACAGGCTGAGTGAGTAATCAGCGGGAAGCTCGATATATGGATCATGATTCAGGCTGATTGACATAACCACCGTATCGATATCAGCCACAACGCATTCATCTTCTACTTTGACCACGAACTGATAAGATCCTTCATCCTGCGGGAAGAAGCATACCTGGCCGGTTTCAGAATCGATCGTTCCGGGACCTTCCAGGAGCGTGAAGGTATGATTATCTGCAGAATCGGGATCATCGACTTCAGCTGTAAAACAGACAGTATCCGGATCAGAGCAGAAGTAGTAACTTGTATCCTGCGGAAGAGTCAGCTCCGGAGCGCTGTTCAGATCGACAGTAACGGAAACCGTATCGACCGCCTGCGATCCGCAGATCTGGTCAGTGGCAGTGATAACGATATCGTAAGTACCATCCTGGTCAGCCATCAGGCAGACTTCTCCGGTCTGCTCATCATAC from Candidatus Zixiibacteriota bacterium includes these protein-coding regions:
- a CDS encoding T9SS type A sorting domain-containing protein, whose protein sequence is MCRKCSFLTLFFLPLACLLLLAPSTMAGPGDLDIRDSLISLAPGEPTLQEILDSLGYTINVATDELGWESFPAVNGTNVSMVLEKVSGSFSSAVSGWYDASDTTMKTELFSSSSAPGDSVTFTITASDSIGFYITPNLIGPESWYTQLSANVDEYDHAKIFATAQLHEYIIAFEDLKDGGDGDFNDHIIRVRFENAPPVLLVPGEININVCYEDSVCIPIEAYDPNGDAEMITVEMLEGTGVFQPVDEYNYIFTEHCFLPWGLDSTYMFVFKATDLSGAFDIDTVYINYEINDRPTIDLPDDFDTLLCDYDSICVPIDIFDPDGDPLDIEFLQGDGSFNPATQSFCFLPDYVENGSYTFVLKVTDSCCALTEGARPGLVPPPCPRDSITIGVTVNFPPELVTVPDFDTLICEPTEICFPVSATDANEGDDVTIDVTPPATYDEQTGEVCLMADQDGTYDIVITATDQICGSQAVDTVSVTVDLNSAPELTLPQDTSYYFCSDPDTVCFTAEVDDPDSADNHTFTLLEGPGTIDSETGQVCFFPQDEGSYQFVVKVEDECVVADIDTVVMSISLNHDPYIELPADYSLSLCDLEEVCFSPTDFGDPDLPGDTLTFIKVAGFGAVDPQTGEVCFTPLEAGNYEFIIRVRDLCGKIDQDTIMIAIELNSPPTISAEPFDTASFCELGDSVCIEVGYSDPDDEELIFEQIDGMDGNYDPQTGLFCFLPDQPGDYDLSFRVVDECELADTADVVVTVQVNMPPEVELPDDIFDTLCVSGGQVCFMADISDPDNQFTVEVLPNGSYDDGQVCFSAEASEDTTFQVIVRATDDCQATAEDTINVNIHYNLPPTISLPSDTSMKVCDLPDQYCFDFTTSDPDGGEPEVTFVIGSGTIQNGQACIPIDSFGIYCIKLRATDVCGDYSEAEACLVLAGNHAPELTVPDDITMNMCEPGEICFDVSATDIDLPADTLTYSLTNAPQGATIDQNGQVCYTPSGAGSFTITVRVTDHCGDYDEKTVDINLVLNQPPTITVDPDSMYYEYCGTGGGEVEVCFDGITISDPDDEINELTVEKVEGPGSFDSGSWQTCFNVPLLNDTIMFVYKVSDSCEAYDLDTAWYYVHINENCDTGSCAEIWIEETECVPTNNYVNVEITTAVETPMGGFDLLIKFDPTAFSLIDVTRGDATEDWEYFTYVTGNVGGCTGVCPDGLVRIISIADQNNGAPHPPAEAFDINGTIAVMNFYITSDQNFGGMTYPVDFYWFDCGDNVFSNKKGDSLFIDKIIYNPYGVFWDELDDVNYPNEDRYPNVGADDSCLVGDKLNPVRCLLMHNGSICIIHPDSIDDRGDLNMNAVPYEIADAVLYTNYFIYGPAVFDINYDGQVAASDVNGDGRALTVGDLIFLVRVITGELAPPAKLNAFANSTDLIMQQRYGELGITANSEVNIGAAQLVFDLSRAESVPYIEKSADISNMKLDYSVDGDLMRVFIYSLGSEGIPAGEINLANIEVDGEIDLIKTDIADYFGNDLNVNLVTRAIPDNYELHQNFPNPFNPETEIKLSLPEPSDWTIEIFNVNGQLVETFEGYSDGGVVTVTFKADNLATGIYFYRATAGEFHDTKKMVLMK